The following coding sequences are from one Panthera leo isolate Ple1 chromosome E1, P.leo_Ple1_pat1.1, whole genome shotgun sequence window:
- the KRT39 gene encoding keratin, type I cytoskeletal 39 encodes MDTKGCTTTISSSTPHQRCSRITNFRTIFPNTSCQYGGLKANSCHPTPCFYLTPICLINNFGACSPLDDCDWCGEGINSKEKETMQILNERLANYLEKVRILEQENTELECKIQKECNKELCVVCPDYRSYYATIEELQQKILCTKAENSRLVSQIDNTKLAADDLRAKYEAEVSLRQGVEADANGLQRILNALSLAKADLEARVQSLKEELLSLKNNHEEDINSLQSQLGDRLNIEVTAAPSVDLNRVLQEMRCQYESIMETNRREVEQWFNTQMEGLNQQVVTSSQQQQFCLKDITELRRTMNALEIELQAQHRMRDSQECILAETEARYTALLAQIQCLIDNMEAQLAEIRCALERQNQEYEILLDVKSQLECEIATYRSLLESSDVELPCNPCVTTCEPSSKASAMECTAPAYNTSSSASLGSHELCCTCRVLPQILVKICTITQEIRDGKVISSHEHVQPCFIPRIAKA; translated from the exons ATGGATACCAAAGGCTGTACAACAACTATTTCTTCTTCCACGCCACACCAAAGATGCTCTAGGATTACAAATTTTAGGACCATCTTTCCCAACACCAGCTGCCAATATGGTGGTCTCAAAGCCAACAGCTGCCACCCTACTCCTTGCTTTTATCTCACACCCATCTGCTTGATTAACAACTTCGGTGCCTGTTCCCCTCTGGATGACTGCGACTGGTGTGGTGAAGGTATCAACAGTAAAGAGAAAGAGACCATGCAAATTTTGAACGAGCGCCTTGCTAACTACCTGGAGAAGGTGCGGATCTTGGAACAAGAGAACACTGAACTGGAGTGCAAAATCCAGAAGGAGTGTAACAAAGAGCTTTGTGTCGTATGTCCTGACTACAGGTCCTACTACGCTACCATTGAGGAGCTCCAGCAGAAG ATCTTGTGTACCAAGGCTGAGAATTCCAGACTGGTCTCACAAATTGACAACACCAAACTGGCTGCTGATGACTTGAGAGCCAA GTACGAAGCTGAGGTGTCCCTACGCCAGGGAGTGGAGGCAGATGCCAACGGCCTACAGCGGATCCTGAATGCCCTGAGCCTCGCCAAGGCTGACCTGGAGGCACGAGTCCAGTCTCTGAAGGAAGAGCTCCTCAGCCTTAAAAACAACCATGAAGAG gaCATCAATTCCTTACAGAGCCAGCTTGGGGACAGACTCAACATTGAAGTGACCGCTGCCCCTTCTGTCGATCTAAACCGGGTTCTACAAGAAATGAGATGTCAGTATGAGTCCATCATGGAGACAAACCGCAGAGAAGTGGAACAGTGGTTCAACACACAG ATGGAGGGGCTGAACCAGCAGGTGGTGACCAGCTCTCAACAGCAGCAGTTCTGCCTGAAGGACATCACTGAGCTGAGACGCACCATGAATGCTCTAGAGATTGAACTGCAGGCCCAGCACCGAATG AGAGATTCCCAGGAATGCATCCTGGCGGAGACAGAGGCCCGCTACACGGCCTTACTGGCCCAGATCCAGTGTCTGATTGATAATATGGAGGCTCAGCTGGCAGAGATCAGGTGCGCCCTAGAAAGACAGAACCAAGAATATGAGATTCTGCTGGATGTCAAGTCCCAGCTGGAGTGTGAGATTGCCACATACCGCAGCCTTCTGGAGAGTTCGGATGTcga GCTTCCCTGTAACCCGTGTGTCACCACATGTGAGCCTTCCAGTAAGGCCAGCGCCATGGAATGCACAGCCCCGGCTTACAATACATCATCCTCAGCCTCCCTCGGATCACATGAGCTCTGCTGTACCTGCAGAGTACTGCCCCAAATACTGGTTAAAATCTGCACCATCACGCAGGAGATTAGGGATGGCAAAGTCATTTCTTCTCACGAGCACGTGCAGCCTTGCTTCATCCCCAGAATTGCCAAAGCCTAA